The following coding sequences lie in one Arachis stenosperma cultivar V10309 chromosome 5, arast.V10309.gnm1.PFL2, whole genome shotgun sequence genomic window:
- the LOC130980805 gene encoding uncharacterized protein LOC130980805 has translation MGPFPPSYSNNYILVAVDYVSKWVEAVALPTNDAKVVMIFLQRYIFSQFGIPRILISDGGSHFCNRQLDSLLQRYGVRHKVVTPYHPQTSGQVEVSNRELKRILEKTVSASRKDWFRKLDDVLWACRTAYKTHIGMSRNQLVYGKASYENAKLYMERTKIWHDKKIAIRVFEPGQRVLLYNLRLKLFSGKLKSQWSRPFVVTRASPYGHVEILKENSDRKFTVNGQRLKHYLGGEIDRQRSIHLLN, from the exons atgggacctttcccaccctCATACTCTAACAactatattctggtggcagttgattatgtgtccaagtgggtggaagctGTGGCTCTACCAACCAATGATGCCAAAGTGGTGATGATCTTTCTTCAGAGATATATTTTCAGCCAGTTTGGTATCCCAAGGATACTCATTAGTGATGGTGGAAGTCACTTCTGTAACAGACAGCTGGACTCACTTCTGCAGAGATATGGAGTCCGTCATAAAGTGGTTACCCCATATCACCCTCAGACAAGTGGACAGGTTGAGGTTTCCAACAGGGAACTCAAGAGGATTCTAGAGAAGACTGTCAGTGCCTCAAGAAAGGACTGGTTTAGGAAGCTTGATGATGTCCTCTGGGCTTGCCGGACAGCTTACAAGACTCATATTGGCATGTCCCGTAATCAGTTGGTCTATGGTAAAGCCT CTTATGAGAATGCCAAGCTCTATATGGAGAGAACTAAGatatggcatgataagaagatTGCCattagagtctttgagccaggtcAGAGAGTGCTTCTCTATAATTTAAGGCTCAAACTCTTTTCCGGGAAGCTGAAATCCCAGTGGTCAAGACCATTTGTGGTTACCAGAGCTTCACCATATGGTCATGTAGAGATTCTGAAAGAGAATTCTGACAGGAAATTCACAGTTAATGGTCAGAGGTTGAAGCACTATCTTGGAGGCGAGATTGATCGCCAACGATCCATTCATCTGCTGAATTAG
- the LOC130980806 gene encoding uncharacterized protein LOC130980806 gives MQDPGSFVIPCTIGDVTIPRALCDLRASINLMPLSVMKKLQIEEVKTNRISLQLADLSIKFPVGVVEDLLVKVGPFIFPADFVILDMEEDAKSSIVLGTPFLATDRALIDVQKGELTLKVNEEQVVLNVFEALKHPNDSKGCMRVNVVEPLVQEVLEAKVEVDDSPPQKELMNMLEAKEEAPKLELKPLTPSLKYVFLGENDSYPVIISSFLKLGEE, from the exons ATGCAGGATCCAGGGAGCTTTGTaattccttgcaccattggaGATGTCACCATCCCgagagctttatgtgatcttagAGCTAGCATAAATCTCATGCCACTTTCAGTGATGAAAAAGCTCCAAATTGAGGAGGTAAAAACCAATCGTAtttctcttcaacttgctgatcttTCTATTAAATTTCCTGTGGGTGTTGTTGAGGATTTACTTGTGAAAGTAGGACCATTTATTTTTCCTGCTGATTTTGTTATATTGGATATGGAAGAAGATGCAAAGTCTTCTATTGTTCTTGGTACACCATTTTTAGCTACAGATAGAGCTTTGATTGATGTGCAAAAGGGTGAATTAACCCTGAAGGTCAATGAAGAGCAGGTGGTCCTTAATGTATTTGAAGCTCTCAAACACCCTAATGATTCTAAAGGGTGTATGAGAGTTAATGTTGTTGAACCACTTGTTCAAGAGGTACTGGAAGCTAAGG TTGAAGTTGATGATTCACCACCCCAAAAGGAGCTGATGAACATGCTTGAAGCAAAGGAGGAAGCTCCCAAGCTTGAGCTCAAACCCTTGACTCCTTCTTTGAAATATGTATTCTTGGGTGAAAATGATTCATATCCAGTGATTATTAGCTCTTTTCTGAAGCTTGGAGAGGAATAG